The following are encoded in a window of Vigna unguiculata cultivar IT97K-499-35 chromosome 8, ASM411807v1, whole genome shotgun sequence genomic DNA:
- the LOC114193403 gene encoding FT-interacting protein 7: MGESFGRKLMVQVCNAKNLMPKDGQGTASAYAIVDFDGQRRRTNTKSRDLNPQWDETLEFIVHDKDSMASETLEVNLYNDKKTGKRSTFLGKVKLSGTTFVKSGSETVAYYPLEKRSVFSQIKGELGLKVWYVDDPPEAENTGEQKAESEPVAEEKPPGNIEGETKEDEAEKNKQDENKPKDEPAAEKPKEEVPEETASPKQEVSNPSIVQTEKPKQGNERHHEVLKCADLNVSNGELRSLSSDRSRSAYDLVDPMPFLYVRVVKTKRANLETGSSIYANLLIGTRSVKTKSEKESNDWDQVFAFDKEGLNSTSLEVSVWSEEVKEGEEKRESCLGTVSFDLQEVPRRVPPDSPLAPQWYTLESETTPGNDVMLAVWIGSQADEAFQEAWLSDSGGLIPETRAKVYLSPKLWYLRLTVIQTQDLKLGSESEAKVRTPELHVKAQLGAQVFKTGRTSPGSANPTWNEDLVLVAAEPFQPFLVLIVEDVSNSKTVGHAKVHVATIERRTDNQTEVKSRWFNLYSEDESSSYAGRIHVRVCLEGGYHVIDETAHVTSDVRASAKQLTKPPIGLLEVGIRGATNLLPVKTIDGTHGTTDAFVVAKYGPKWVRTRTIMDQFNPRWNEQYTWDVYDPCTVLTIGVFDNGRYKPGEDGKPNKDCRIGKVRVRLSTLETNRVYANSYSLVVLLPGGAKRMGEIEIAVRFSCSSWLSLIQAYASPILPRMHYVRPFGPAQQDILRQTAMRIVTARLARSEPALGQEVVQFMLDSDTHMWGMRRSKANWFRVVRCLSRAATILCWVDGIRTWVHPPMTLLVHMLLAATVLCPYLVLPTVFLCAFLILLLRFRFRQRVPENMDLRMSYVDMVSLDELDEEFDGFPTTRPAEVVKMRYDRVRALAGRAQTLLGDVAAQGERLEALFSWRDPRATGIFTVVCLMMSLLFYAVPFRGLVLVAGFYYLRHPRFRDDMPSIPANFFRRLPSFSDQIM; this comes from the coding sequence ATGGGGGAAAGTTTTGGAAGGAAGCTCATGGTCCAAGTTTGCAACGCCAAGAACCTCATGCCAAAGGACGGTCAAGGAACCGCGAGTGCTTACGCGATTGTGGACTTCGACGGCCAGCGACGGCGAACAAACACGAAATCGAGAGATCTCAATCCTCAATGGGACGAGACGCTCGAATTCATTGTCCATGATAAAGACTCCATGGCTTCGGAAACACTAGAGGTGAATCTCTACAACGACAAGAAAACAGGGAAACGAAGCACTTTTCTAGGAAAGGTGAAACTATCCGGAACCACGTTTGTGAAGTCTGGTTCCGAAACGGTTGCGTACTATCCGTTAGAGAAGAGGAGCGTGTTCTCTCAGATCAAAGGAGAACTCGGTCTCAAAGTTTGGTACGTGGATGACCCACCGGAAGCGGAAAACACAGGTGAGCAGAAAGCAGAGTCAGAACCAGTGGCAGAGGAGAAGCCGCCCGGGAATATAGAAGGAGAGACAAAGGAAGATGAAGCAGAAAAAAATAAGCAAGATGAAAATAAACCAAAAGATGAACCAGCAGCAGAAAAGCCAAAGGAGGAGGTTCCAGAGGAAACGGCGTCTCCAAAACAGGAGGTGTCAAATCCTTCGATTGTGCAGACAGAGAAGCCGAAGCAGGGGAATGAAAGGCACCACGAAGTTCTAAAGTGTGCAGATCTGAATGTGAGCAATGGTGAACTGCGTTCTCTGAGTAGCGATCGGAGCCGCAGTGCTTACGACCTCGTAGATCCCATGCCATTTTTATATGTTCGAGTCGTCAAGACCAAGCGAGCCAATCTGGAAACTGGTTCCAGCATTTACGCGAATCTTTTGATTGGTACGCGGAGCGTGAAGACTAAAAGCGAGAAAGAGAGCAATGACTGGGATCAGGTTTTCGCCTTCGATAAAGAGGGTCTTAACTCGACTTCGTTAGAGGTTTCCGTTTGGTCAGAGGAGGTAAAAGAAggggaagaaaagagagagagttGTCTCGGGACGGTATCCTTTGATCTGCAAGAGGTGCCTAGAAGAGTTCCTCCGGATAGTCCGCTGGCTCCGCAATGGTACACTCTGGAGTCAGAAACCACGCCGGGAAATGATGTCATGCTCGCAGTTTGGATCGGTTCTCAGGCTGACGAGGCTTTTCAGGAGGCTTGGCTGTCCGATTCCGGTGGCTTGATTCCTGAGACACGAGCCAAAGTGTATCTGTCTCCCAAGCTTTGGTATCTGAGGTTAACGGTCATCCAAACCCAGGATTTGAAATTAGGTTCGGAATCCGAGGCTAAGGTTCGAACTCCAGAGCTCCACGTAAAGGCACAGCTGGGTGCTCAGGTTTTTAAAACAGGTAGAACCTCACCCGGCTCGGCTAACCCAACGTGGAATGAAGACCTCGTGTTAGTAGCAGCCGAGCCGTTTCAGCCATTTCTTGTTTTAATAGTGGAGGATGTGTCAAATTCCAAAACAGTTGGACATGCGAAAGTCCATGTGGCAACCATTGAGCGGAGAACGGATAATCAAACTGAGGTAAAGTCCAGATGGTTCAACCTATACAGCGAAGACGAGAGCAGTTCGTATGCAGGCAGGATTCATGTCCGAGTATGCCTTGAAGGTGGGTATCACGTGATAGACGAAACTGCTCATGTAACCAGTGACGTTCGAGCCTCGGCAAAACAACTCACAAAGCCTCCTATCGGTTTGCTAGAGGTTGGGATTCGTGGCGCGACCAACCTTCTTCCTGTCAAGACCATTGATGGAACACATGGCACCACAGATGCTTTCGTTGTGGCCAAATACGGTCCCAAGTGGGTCCGAACACGAACTATTATGGACCAGTTCAACCCGCGATGGAACGAACAATACACTTGGGATGTTTACGACCCTTGCACGGTGCTCACCATTGGAGTGTTTGATAATGGGAGATACAAGCCTGGGGAAGACGGAAAACCTAACAAAGACTGTCGAATAGGGAAAGTTCGTGTGCGGTTGTCCACACTAGAGACAAACAGGGTGTACGCAAACTCGTACTCCTTGGTCGTTTTGTTGCCAGGTGGTGCGAAGAGAATGGGAGAGATAGAGATTGCTGTGAGATTTTCATGTTCTTCATGGTTGAGTCTCATACAGGCCTACGCAAGCCCAATTTTACCACGAATGCACTACGTTCGTCCGTTTGGCCCTGCCCAGCAAGACATCTTGCGCCAAACAGCCATGAGGATAGTAACCGCGAGGCTGGCCCGGTCTGAACCGGCTTTGGGTCAGGAAGTTGTTCAGTTCATGTTGGACTCTGATACACACATGTGGGGCATGAGGCGTAGCAAGGCGAACTGGTTTAGAGTGGTGAGATGCCTCTCACGTGCGGCGACGATACTCTGTTGGGTGGATGGGATCCGCACGTGGGTACACCCTCCAATGACGCTTCTGGTCCACATGCTGCTTGCAGCGACCGTACTGTGTCCATACCTAGTGCTTCCAACTGTATTCCTGTGCGCATTTCTGATTTTACTGTTGAGGTTTCGTTTCCGACAGAGGGTCCCTGAAAACATGGATCTAAGGATGTCATACGTGGACATGGTGAGCCTGGACGAGCTTGACGAGGAGTTCGACGGGTTTCCGACGACGCGTCCAGCGGAGGTGGTTAAGATGAGGTATGACAGGGTCCGCGCGCTAGCGGGGAGGGCGCAGACGCTGCTGGGTGACGTGGCGGCACAGGGGGAGCGCTTGGAAGCGCTGTTTAGCTGGCGGGACCCACGTGCCACGGGGATATTTACGGTGGTCTGTTTGATGATGTCGTTGTTGTTCTATGCGGTGCCGTTTAGGGGCCTTGTGTTGGTGGCTGGGTTCTACTACCTTCGCCACCCAAGGTTCCGCGACGACATGCCGTCTATTCCCGCAAACTTCTTCAGGCGACTTCCGTCCTTTTCTGATCAGATTATGtga
- the LOC114194989 gene encoding uncharacterized protein LOC114194989, whose amino-acid sequence MLLRGQVPENRLAFDPKIEKTARRNRGKSKKKQGKTREESSSTSITPQSENMENQRPTPARKTLGDYDMQQGPRYFSSIAIPSTTKTLEMKPAFLSLISSHQFTGMDNEDPYTHLSTFYELIGTMGFQEGDLEHVYMRLFPFSLAGKAKEWLKSHPNQSLNSWKDVEEKFLNRFFPPSRYIKAKADISTFRQGPDEPFCEAWERFNSLLRKCPNHGFEDIAQLNIFCNGLRPDTKMILDAAAGGTMMSVDAEQATRIIEALASTDHQAQHNRQTVQRKGVLDLSTTDAILAQNKILTQQIEALTKQMSKLPEQLQVVQSSPSQQPMRCDFCGGDHPNGHCSYQSSSQGEVQYVSNQGRLGNFSNNNNFSQGWRNNPN is encoded by the coding sequence ATGCTCTTAAGAGGTCAGGTTCCTGAAAATCGATTAGCATTTGACCCGAAGATAGAAAAGACAGCTAGAAGGAACAGAGGCAAAAGCAAAAAGAAGCAAGGAAAGACAAGGGAAGAATCTTCCAGTACTTCCATCACACCTCAATCAGAAAACATGGAGAATCAAAGACCAACTCCAGCCAGGAAGACACTTGGAGACTATGATATGCAACAAGGACCGAGATATTTTTCTAGCATAGCAATACCATCCACCACTAAAACTTTGGAGATGAAGCCAGCTTTCCTCAGCTTGATTAGTTCTCATCAATTCACTGGAATGGATAATGAAGATCCATACACTCATCTCTCTACATTCTATGAATTGATAGGAACCATGGGCTTTCAAGAAGGAGATCTTGAGCATGTATACATGCggttgtttcctttttctttggcaGGTAAAGCAAAGGAATGGCTTAAGTCACATCCAAATCAGAGTTTGAATAGCTGGAAGGATGTTGAGGAGAAATTTTTGAACAGATTCTTTCCACCATCTCGCTACATCAAAGCCAAAGCTGATATTTCGACGTTTAGGCAAGGACCAGATGAGCCATTCTGTGAAGCTTGGGAGCGGTTCAATTCCTTATTGAGGAAATGCCCAAATCACGGATTTGAGGATATTGCTCAGTTGAACATATTCTGTAATGGTCTGAGGCCTGACACCAAGATGATATTAGATGCAGCAGCAGGTGGAACAATGATGAGTGTAGATGCGGAGCAAGCAACAAGAATCATTGAGGCATTAGCATCCACAGATCATCAAGCTCAGCATAATAGGCAAACTGTTCAGAGGAAGGGAGTGCTTGATCTTAGTACTACAGATGCGATTTTAGCTCAGAATAAGATTCTGACTCAACAGATTGAAGCACTGACGAAGCAAATGTCTAAATTACCAGAGCAGTTGCAAGTTGTGCAATCTTCTCCTAGTCAACAACCCATGAGATGTGACTTCTGTGGAGGAGATCATCCAAATGGTCATTGTTCTTATCAGAGTAGCTCACAAGGAGAAGTTCAATATGTGAGCAACCAAGGAAGACTAGGAAATTTCTCCAACAATAACAACTTTTCACAGGGGTGGAGAAACAATCCAAATTAG